A stretch of the Sphingosinithalassobacter tenebrarum genome encodes the following:
- the hemE gene encoding uroporphyrinogen decarboxylase: MTDAKPLLATLKGERQAVPPAWFMRQAGRYLPEYRQLRAEKGGFLDLVKDSDAAAEVTLQPIRRFGFDGAILFSDILVIPMALGQELWFEAGEGPRLAPKMVTSEIIEGLQYDPAVLEPIYGTIRRVKAALDPRVTFLGFAGSPWTIATYMIAGQGSREQAEARRLAYTDPALMTVLIDRIVDSTVDYLLAQIEAGVEAVQLFDSWAGSLSPAQFERWVIAPTARIVAALREKTPQVPIIGFPKGAGGKLAAYAAQTGVDAIGLDETVDPSWADANLPRDLPVQGNLDPLVLIAGGDALLTAIDTIKTAFAGRPHVFNLGHGIQKDTPIERVEAALARIRGDAA; encoded by the coding sequence ATGACGGACGCCAAACCCCTGCTCGCGACGCTGAAGGGCGAACGTCAGGCCGTTCCGCCGGCATGGTTCATGCGTCAGGCCGGACGCTACCTTCCCGAGTATCGCCAGTTGCGTGCCGAAAAGGGCGGTTTCCTCGATCTGGTGAAGGACAGCGATGCGGCCGCCGAAGTAACGCTGCAGCCCATTCGCCGCTTCGGATTCGATGGCGCCATCCTGTTTTCCGATATCCTGGTCATTCCGATGGCGCTCGGGCAGGAGCTGTGGTTCGAAGCAGGCGAAGGACCCCGACTGGCTCCCAAGATGGTGACTTCGGAGATCATCGAGGGCTTGCAGTACGATCCCGCGGTCCTGGAGCCGATCTACGGAACGATCCGCCGCGTGAAGGCGGCGTTGGACCCCCGAGTCACCTTTCTGGGCTTCGCGGGCAGTCCCTGGACGATCGCGACGTACATGATCGCCGGTCAGGGAAGCCGCGAACAAGCCGAGGCGCGCCGGCTCGCCTATACCGACCCCGCACTGATGACCGTGCTGATCGACCGGATCGTCGATTCGACTGTCGATTATCTCCTCGCCCAGATCGAGGCGGGCGTAGAAGCAGTGCAGCTGTTCGACAGCTGGGCGGGCAGTCTCTCGCCGGCGCAGTTCGAACGCTGGGTTATCGCGCCGACGGCGCGCATCGTTGCCGCGCTGCGAGAAAAGACACCCCAGGTACCGATCATCGGCTTCCCCAAGGGGGCCGGCGGAAAGCTTGCCGCCTATGCCGCGCAGACGGGTGTCGACGCGATCGGGCTCGACGAGACCGTCGATCCGTCATGGGCGGATGCCAATCTGCCGCGCGACTTGCCGGTACAGGGCAATCTCGATCCGCTGGTGCTGATCGCCGGCGGCGATGCCTTGCTCACGGCGATCGACACGATCAAGACGGCCTTTGCGGGTCGACCGCACGTCTTCAACCTGGGGCATGGGATCCAGAAGGACACACCCATCGAGCGGGTTGAAGCGGCGCTGGCACGAATCAGAGGAGACGCGGCATGA